From Pseudomonas putida, one genomic window encodes:
- the nusB gene encoding transcription antitermination factor NusB, producing MISDESDRFNPRDPKPADAGKPSKSAKRREARKLATQALYQWHMAQHSLNEIEAQFRVDNDFTDVDGAYFREILHGVPAIKSEIDSALKPCMDIALEELDPVELAVLRLSTWEFIKRVDVPYRVVINEGVELAKVFGATDGHKFVNGVLDKLAPSLREAEVKANKR from the coding sequence GTGATTAGCGACGAAAGCGATCGTTTCAACCCGCGCGATCCCAAACCTGCGGATGCCGGCAAGCCATCGAAGAGCGCCAAGCGCCGCGAAGCCCGCAAGCTCGCGACCCAGGCCCTGTACCAATGGCACATGGCTCAGCATTCGCTGAACGAGATCGAAGCGCAGTTCCGGGTCGATAACGATTTTACCGATGTCGATGGCGCCTATTTCCGCGAGATCCTGCATGGGGTCCCGGCAATCAAGAGCGAAATCGACAGCGCGCTGAAACCGTGCATGGACATCGCCCTGGAAGAGCTCGACCCGGTCGAACTGGCCGTGTTGCGCCTGTCCACCTGGGAGTTCATCAAGCGCGTCGATGTACCGTATCGCGTGGTGATCAACGAAGGCGTAGAGCTGGCCAAGGTCTTCGGCGCCACTGACGGTCACAAGTTCGTCAACGGCGTGCTGGACAAGCTGGCACCTTCGCTGCGCGAAGCAGAAGTCAAGGCGAACAAGCGCTGA
- the thiL gene encoding thiamine-phosphate kinase → MGEFELINHYFAAAPCAQGGEGVALGIGDDCALLELASGEQLAVSTDTLVAGVHFPTVCDPRLLGQRSLAVAASDLAAMGANAIGFTLALTLPDVGPDWLAAFADGLSRMAQRCRMSLIGGDTTRGPLSITVTVFGSVPAGQALCRSGARPGDLLCVGGVLGKAAGALPLVLGEREAPAEQSEPLLAHYWSPLPQLGLGRRLRGRATAALDISDGLLADCGHIAKASGVALEVNLAQVPVSPALEAFLGHDAAVQAALTGGDDYVLAFTLPPEALSSLADAGIHVIGRVLQGQGVTLRDRQGQDITPVQRGYQHFRETP, encoded by the coding sequence ATGGGTGAGTTCGAGCTGATCAACCATTACTTCGCCGCCGCGCCCTGTGCGCAGGGCGGTGAGGGCGTGGCACTGGGTATTGGCGACGACTGCGCCTTGCTCGAGCTTGCCTCGGGCGAGCAGTTGGCGGTGTCTACCGACACCCTGGTTGCCGGGGTGCACTTCCCGACGGTCTGTGACCCGCGTCTGCTCGGCCAGCGCTCACTGGCCGTGGCGGCCAGCGACCTTGCAGCCATGGGCGCCAATGCCATCGGCTTCACCCTTGCCCTCACCCTGCCCGACGTCGGCCCCGACTGGCTTGCCGCCTTTGCCGACGGGCTCAGCCGCATGGCCCAGCGTTGCCGCATGAGCCTGATCGGTGGCGACACCACGCGCGGCCCTTTGAGCATCACCGTCACGGTTTTCGGCAGCGTCCCGGCTGGGCAGGCCCTGTGCCGCAGCGGTGCCCGGCCGGGTGACCTGCTGTGTGTGGGTGGCGTGCTGGGCAAGGCAGCCGGTGCGCTACCGTTGGTGCTGGGCGAGCGAGAGGCCCCTGCCGAGCAGAGCGAGCCCCTGCTGGCCCACTACTGGTCGCCGCTGCCTCAATTGGGCCTGGGCCGTCGCTTGCGCGGGCGAGCGACGGCGGCGCTGGATATTTCCGACGGCCTGCTCGCCGATTGTGGGCATATCGCCAAGGCCTCCGGCGTCGCCCTCGAGGTGAACCTGGCGCAGGTGCCAGTGTCTCCTGCACTAGAGGCCTTTCTCGGGCACGATGCGGCGGTGCAGGCGGCGCTCACCGGTGGCGACGACTACGTATTGGCGTTCACCCTGCCGCCTGAGGCGCTTTCGTCCCTGGCGGACGCTGGCATACATGTCATCGGCCGGGTGCTCCAAGGGCAGGGTGTCACCCTGCGTGACCGCCAAGGCCAGGACATCACCCCCGTACAGCGGGGCTATCAACACTTTAGGGAGACACCGTGA
- a CDS encoding phosphatidylglycerophosphatase A: protein MTDHPNQVPAEFVPPSVWRNPWHFIAFGFGSGTLPKAPGTWGSMVAIPFIPLWQMLPDWGYWLLLGITMLFGFWLCGKVANDLRVHDHEGIVWDEMVGMWITLWLVPEGWQWILAGFLMFRFFDILKPWPIRWIDRHVHGGVGIMLDDVLAGAFAWLGMQVLVWAVG from the coding sequence GTGACCGACCACCCCAACCAGGTGCCTGCGGAGTTCGTTCCGCCCTCGGTCTGGCGCAACCCATGGCACTTCATCGCGTTCGGCTTCGGTTCGGGCACGCTGCCCAAGGCGCCCGGTACCTGGGGCTCGATGGTGGCCATTCCGTTCATCCCTCTGTGGCAGATGCTGCCCGATTGGGGGTACTGGCTGCTGCTGGGCATCACCATGCTGTTCGGTTTCTGGCTGTGCGGTAAAGTCGCCAATGACTTGCGCGTGCACGACCATGAAGGCATTGTCTGGGATGAAATGGTCGGCATGTGGATTACCCTCTGGCTGGTGCCGGAAGGGTGGCAGTGGATTCTGGCGGGGTTCCTGATGTTCCGCTTCTTCGACATCCTCAAGCCATGGCCGATTCGCTGGATCGACCGCCATGTGCACGGCGGTGTCGGCATCATGCTCGATGATGTCCTGGCTGGGGCGTTCGCCTGGTTGGGTATGCAGGTTCTGGTGTGGGCGGTTGGCTGA
- a CDS encoding substrate-binding periplasmic protein — MAIRTVLLAILLCCAHGALAAEGVPKQVHLVSEEWLDYTNADGTGVAWDVLRKVFEPAGVKVVAKSAPYSRAVGLVKRGEADAWVGSYKDENEDNLYPRWHFDMDHIYALGLASKPVPTLDTVGQYRLAWVRGYDYGSYLPNVKEAREIQRREGILPMLEHDRVDFYIDALTEVDYVLGQTSQPERFRRTHVAELPLYLAFARNEHGKALSELFDRRMAELVRSGELKPIFQHWKQPYPFTADSKPQ, encoded by the coding sequence ATGGCCATTCGGACTGTGCTGCTGGCAATACTGCTCTGCTGTGCCCATGGGGCGCTGGCAGCCGAAGGCGTCCCGAAACAGGTCCATCTGGTCAGTGAAGAGTGGCTGGATTACACCAATGCCGATGGTACCGGCGTGGCCTGGGATGTCTTGCGCAAGGTGTTCGAGCCTGCTGGCGTCAAGGTCGTGGCAAAAAGTGCCCCTTACAGCCGGGCCGTCGGGCTGGTCAAACGCGGCGAGGCCGATGCCTGGGTCGGTTCCTACAAGGATGAGAACGAGGATAACCTCTACCCGCGCTGGCACTTCGACATGGACCACATCTATGCGCTGGGGCTTGCCAGCAAGCCGGTGCCGACCTTGGACACCGTGGGTCAGTATCGCCTGGCCTGGGTGCGTGGCTACGACTACGGCAGCTACCTGCCGAACGTGAAGGAGGCGCGTGAGATCCAGCGGCGCGAAGGCATCCTGCCAATGCTTGAGCATGATCGCGTGGACTTCTACATCGATGCGCTGACCGAGGTTGACTACGTCCTTGGCCAAACCTCCCAGCCAGAGCGGTTCCGTCGCACCCATGTCGCCGAACTGCCGTTGTACCTGGCCTTTGCCCGCAACGAACACGGCAAGGCCCTGAGTGAGCTGTTCGACCGACGCATGGCTGAACTGGTACGCAGCGGCGAGTTGAAGCCTATCTTCCAGCACTGGAAGCAGCCGTATCCCTTCACTGCCGACAGCAAGCCCCAATAG
- the ribA gene encoding GTP cyclohydrolase II → MPVVFVAASKLPTPFATFTMHGFLDEATGREHVVLSLGDIADGEPVLGRLHSECLTGDALFSQRCDCGSQLEAALQAIAREGRGVLLYLRQEGRGIGLLNKIRAYELQDGGADTVEANERLGFAADQRDYAICLPMLEHLGVKSLRLMTNNPRKVKALTDMSIKVAERVPLHTGHNPHNRYYLATKADKLGHMLGNEHQGEVPQA, encoded by the coding sequence GTGCCCGTCGTCTTTGTTGCCGCCTCTAAACTCCCGACTCCCTTCGCGACTTTCACCATGCATGGTTTCCTCGACGAAGCCACCGGCCGTGAGCACGTGGTGCTCAGCCTGGGTGACATCGCCGACGGTGAGCCGGTGTTGGGGCGCCTGCATTCCGAGTGCCTGACTGGCGATGCCCTGTTCAGCCAGCGTTGCGACTGTGGCTCGCAGTTGGAAGCGGCCCTGCAGGCCATTGCCCGTGAAGGCCGTGGCGTGCTGCTGTACCTGCGTCAGGAGGGCCGTGGCATTGGCCTGCTGAACAAGATCCGCGCCTATGAGCTGCAGGACGGCGGTGCCGACACTGTAGAGGCCAACGAGCGCCTGGGCTTCGCTGCCGACCAGCGTGATTACGCGATCTGCCTGCCGATGCTCGAGCACCTGGGTGTGAAGTCGCTGCGCCTGATGACCAACAACCCGCGCAAGGTCAAGGCGCTGACCGATATGAGCATCAAGGTTGCCGAGCGTGTGCCACTGCATACCGGGCATAACCCGCACAACCGCTACTACCTGGCGACCAAGGCCGACAAGCTTGGCCACATGCTGGGTAACGAACACCAGGGGGAGGTTCCCCAGGCGTGA
- a CDS encoding MFS transporter, which translates to MTRSEVKRRLALAWWQYLAVGLVPLPVMAWAFGGGDALIPVLAMPLFIAGAATLFLSLPRFGAYKRALIATSKSLGTAEEPAAWIELARVRCMAMLFACFPAWVAALSVLVGLEAVPQILLALSTVVVLYLYRIPRQLG; encoded by the coding sequence GTGACCCGCAGCGAGGTGAAGCGGCGCCTGGCGCTGGCCTGGTGGCAATACCTGGCGGTCGGCCTGGTGCCGCTGCCGGTGATGGCCTGGGCCTTTGGCGGTGGCGATGCGCTGATCCCGGTGCTGGCCATGCCGCTGTTCATCGCCGGTGCGGCAACCCTGTTCCTCAGCCTGCCGCGTTTTGGCGCCTACAAGCGTGCCTTGATCGCCACTTCCAAGTCACTTGGCACGGCTGAAGAGCCGGCCGCCTGGATCGAGCTGGCTCGGGTGCGGTGCATGGCCATGCTGTTCGCCTGCTTCCCTGCCTGGGTCGCCGCACTGTCGGTGCTGGTAGGGCTCGAAGCAGTGCCGCAAATCCTTCTGGCGTTATCCACCGTGGTGGTGCTTTACCTCTACCGCATCCCGCGTCAGCTGGGGTGA
- a CDS encoding cobalamin-binding protein, with protein sequence MRGLLCLLALLACTVQAGEPLRVVSLAPSMSEIMLELQADDLLVGVLDGGERPAALGNLPSVGRQGQLDMERLLSLRPDLLLLWPGSVAAAQRDQLTRLGIATFSAEPHDLEQLLEQIEAIAVRVGRAEQGRQYVGGLRERLQHLRQHYRREQPLRVFYQVWDRPLYTLGGRQVVSDALAVCGARNIFADLSQPAPQVNVESVLLRDPQVILAGDQGQLASWKAWPGLSAVADGRLLVVPDKGLERPSGQMIEATARLCALLEAKAPASR encoded by the coding sequence ATGCGCGGCCTGCTCTGCCTGCTGGCGCTGCTGGCCTGCACTGTCCAGGCTGGCGAGCCCCTGCGCGTGGTCAGCCTTGCCCCATCGATGAGCGAAATCATGCTCGAGCTGCAGGCCGACGACCTGCTGGTGGGCGTACTCGACGGCGGCGAGCGCCCGGCGGCGCTGGGTAATCTGCCTTCGGTGGGGCGCCAGGGGCAACTGGACATGGAACGCCTGCTCAGCCTCAGGCCCGACCTGCTGTTGCTCTGGCCCGGCAGCGTGGCAGCGGCCCAGCGCGACCAGCTCACGCGCCTGGGTATCGCCACCTTCAGTGCTGAACCTCACGACCTTGAGCAACTGCTCGAACAGATCGAGGCCATTGCCGTGCGTGTAGGGCGGGCAGAACAGGGGCGGCAGTATGTGGGCGGCCTGCGTGAACGCTTGCAGCACCTGCGTCAGCACTATCGGCGTGAGCAGCCGCTACGGGTGTTCTATCAGGTCTGGGACCGGCCCCTCTACACCTTGGGTGGGCGACAGGTGGTGAGTGATGCTTTGGCGGTGTGTGGGGCGCGCAATATCTTTGCCGACCTGAGCCAGCCGGCACCGCAAGTGAATGTGGAATCAGTGCTGCTGCGCGATCCGCAGGTGATCCTGGCTGGCGACCAGGGGCAGTTGGCAAGCTGGAAGGCTTGGCCAGGTTTGAGCGCTGTGGCCGATGGCCGTCTGCTGGTGGTGCCAGACAAGGGCCTGGAGCGGCCCAGCGGGCAGATGATCGAAGCCACCGCCCGCTTGTGTGCGCTGCTCGAAGCTAAAGCGCCGGCGTCCAGGTGA
- a CDS encoding TonB-dependent receptor domain-containing protein produces the protein MKFPTLTATLLCLPVQLLAAERDDALKLPDMLISANRQAESRTATSAANTVFTRSDIDRLQPASVTDLLARVPGVQVAPTGGRGSLPGIFIRGTKTAQSLVLVDGVRIANATSGDSGLQFIDVDQIERVEVLRGSRSAIYGSDAIGGVIQIFTRRSNGQGLQPRLRMAAGTDQTWQRSLGLSGGDGATRFNLGASLDETAGIDSTGPSFASDGDHDAYRNTSFNLSLSHTFGERFEAGLNLLDSQGRSEYDNPFGGFDPVTFESFGQKPYTEFSVSSLGTYFDAQFNDLWHSRLELGHSENRDDKRDKLSDERSVFNTYRDQVTWQNDLALSERQNLLIGGDWYEDRVHASTDFSEDSRWNRAAFIQHRFHGEHLSTELGVRRDQNQQFGGQTTWSGSLTVPLNTHNDVLLSYSEGFRAPTFNDLYYPQYSNPQLDPEHSRSYELQWRSQLSRDSRLETSLYRTDLRDAIIFGQDSIPRNVASARINGVEMALEQQWGEWRSQLGLALIDPRDRDSGHTLARRARRTLSLDLDRQFERFTVGGSWQAVSASYDDEANRNRLGGYGLLGLRGSWAATDELKLEIKLDNVLDKGYSRALYSYDGASYGYREEGRTALFSVTWTPAL, from the coding sequence ATGAAATTCCCAACCCTTACCGCTACCCTGCTCTGTCTTCCGGTCCAGCTGCTGGCCGCCGAACGCGACGACGCCCTGAAGCTCCCCGACATGCTGATCAGCGCCAACCGCCAGGCCGAATCACGCACCGCCACCAGCGCAGCCAATACCGTCTTCACCCGCAGCGACATCGACCGCCTGCAACCGGCCAGTGTCACCGACCTGCTCGCCCGCGTGCCCGGCGTGCAAGTCGCGCCCACCGGTGGCCGCGGCAGCCTGCCGGGTATCTTCATCCGCGGCACCAAAACCGCGCAGAGCCTGGTACTGGTCGACGGTGTGCGTATTGCCAATGCCACCTCCGGCGACAGCGGCCTGCAGTTTATCGACGTCGACCAGATCGAACGTGTCGAAGTGCTGCGCGGCTCACGCTCGGCGATCTACGGCAGCGATGCCATTGGCGGCGTGATTCAGATCTTCACCCGGCGCAGCAACGGCCAGGGCCTGCAGCCGCGCCTGCGCATGGCGGCAGGCACCGACCAGACCTGGCAACGCAGCCTGGGCCTGTCCGGCGGCGACGGCGCGACCCGCTTCAACCTGGGCGCCAGCCTGGACGAAACGGCAGGCATCGACTCGACCGGCCCGTCCTTCGCCAGCGACGGCGATCATGACGCCTACCGCAACACGTCGTTCAACCTGAGCCTGAGCCACACGTTTGGTGAACGTTTCGAAGCCGGCTTGAACCTGCTCGACAGCCAAGGCCGCAGCGAGTACGACAATCCATTCGGCGGCTTCGACCCGGTCACCTTCGAAAGCTTCGGGCAAAAGCCCTACACCGAGTTCAGCGTCAGCAGCTTGGGCACGTACTTCGACGCTCAGTTCAATGACCTGTGGCATTCGCGCCTGGAGCTGGGCCATAGCGAAAATCGCGACGACAAGCGCGACAAACTCAGTGATGAGCGCTCGGTGTTCAACACCTATCGCGACCAGGTCACTTGGCAGAACGACCTGGCCCTGAGCGAGCGGCAGAACCTGTTGATCGGTGGCGACTGGTACGAAGACCGCGTGCACGCCAGCACCGATTTCAGTGAAGACAGCCGCTGGAACCGCGCCGCCTTCATCCAGCATCGCTTCCACGGCGAGCACCTGTCTACCGAACTGGGCGTGCGCCGCGACCAGAACCAGCAGTTTGGCGGCCAGACCACGTGGAGCGGTAGCCTTACCGTGCCGCTGAATACCCACAACGATGTGCTGCTGTCCTACAGCGAAGGCTTTCGGGCCCCGACCTTCAACGACCTGTACTACCCACAGTACAGCAACCCGCAGCTGGACCCGGAGCACTCCAGAAGCTACGAGCTGCAATGGCGCAGCCAGCTCAGCCGCGACAGCCGCCTGGAAACGTCGCTGTACCGTACTGACCTGCGTGATGCGATTATCTTTGGCCAGGACTCGATCCCGCGTAATGTCGCCTCGGCGCGCATCAACGGGGTGGAAATGGCGTTGGAGCAACAGTGGGGCGAATGGCGCAGCCAGCTGGGCCTGGCATTGATCGATCCGCGTGATCGCGACAGCGGCCACACCCTCGCCCGCCGCGCACGGCGCACCTTGAGCCTGGACCTGGACCGTCAATTCGAGCGCTTCACGGTAGGGGGCAGCTGGCAGGCTGTCAGCGCCAGTTACGACGATGAGGCCAACCGCAACCGCCTCGGCGGCTATGGCCTACTGGGCCTGCGCGGCAGCTGGGCAGCGACCGACGAGCTAAAGCTGGAAATTAAGCTGGATAACGTGCTGGACAAGGGCTACAGCCGTGCGCTGTACAGCTACGATGGCGCCAGCTACGGCTACCGCGAAGAGGGCCGCACGGCACTGTTCAGCGTCACCTGGACGCCGGCGCTTTAG
- the dxs gene encoding 1-deoxy-D-xylulose-5-phosphate synthase, whose amino-acid sequence MPTTFQEIPRERPVTPLLDRADTPAGLRRLAEADLEHLADELRQELLYTVGQTGGHFGAGLGVIELTIALHYVFDTPDDRLVWDVGHQAYPHKILTGRRNRMLSLRQKDGIAAFPRRSESEYDTFGVGHSSTSISAALGMAIAARLQNSARKSIAVIGDGALTAGMAFEALNHAQEVDADMLVILNDNDMSISRNVGGLSNYLAKILSSRTYASMREGSKKVLSRLPGAWEIARRTEEYAKGMLVPGTLFEELGWNYIGPIDGHDLPTMIATLRNMRDLKGPQFLHVVTKKGKGFAPAEIDPIGYHAITKLEPADKPAAPKKAIGPKYSAVFGQWLCDMAAADNRLVGITPAMKEGSDLVAFSERYPERYFDVAIAEQHAVTLAAGMACEGSKPVVAIYSTFLQRAYDQLIHDVAVQNLDVLFAIDRAGLVGEDGPTHAGSYDLSYLRCIPGMLVMTPSDENELRKMLSTGHLYNGPAAVRYPRGTGSNAPISGDLDPLEIGKGVVRRQGEKVALLVFGVQLAEALQVAEQINATVVDMRFVKPLDEALVLEMAGSHDLLVTLEENAIMGGAGAAVGEFLASQGVVKPLLHLGLPDLYVEHAKPAQMLAECGLDAAGIEASVKARMARLGL is encoded by the coding sequence ATGCCCACGACGTTTCAAGAGATCCCCCGCGAACGCCCGGTCACGCCGTTGCTCGACCGCGCTGACACGCCAGCCGGCCTGCGCCGGCTGGCCGAAGCCGACCTCGAGCACCTGGCCGACGAGTTGCGCCAGGAGCTGCTCTACACCGTGGGTCAGACCGGTGGGCATTTTGGCGCCGGCCTGGGCGTGATCGAACTGACGATCGCCCTGCACTACGTCTTCGACACCCCGGATGACCGGCTGGTGTGGGACGTCGGCCATCAAGCCTACCCGCACAAGATCCTCACCGGCCGGCGTAACCGCATGCTGAGTCTGCGCCAGAAGGACGGTATCGCCGCCTTCCCGCGCCGCAGCGAGAGTGAGTACGACACCTTTGGCGTCGGCCACTCCAGCACCTCGATCAGCGCCGCACTGGGCATGGCCATTGCCGCCCGCCTGCAGAACAGCGCGCGCAAGTCGATTGCCGTGATCGGCGACGGTGCCCTGACGGCCGGCATGGCGTTCGAGGCGTTGAACCATGCCCAGGAAGTCGACGCCGACATGCTGGTCATCCTCAACGACAACGACATGTCGATCTCGCGCAACGTTGGCGGGCTGTCCAACTACCTGGCCAAGATTCTTTCCAGCCGCACCTACGCAAGCATGCGCGAGGGCAGCAAGAAGGTGCTGTCGCGCCTGCCCGGTGCCTGGGAGATTGCCCGTCGCACCGAGGAATACGCCAAAGGCATGCTGGTGCCCGGCACCCTGTTCGAGGAGCTGGGGTGGAACTACATCGGCCCGATCGATGGCCACGACCTGCCGACCATGATCGCCACCCTGCGTAACATGCGTGACCTCAAAGGCCCGCAGTTCCTGCACGTGGTGACCAAAAAAGGCAAAGGCTTCGCGCCGGCCGAGATCGACCCGATCGGCTACCACGCCATCACCAAGCTCGAGCCTGCCGACAAGCCGGCCGCACCGAAGAAGGCCATCGGGCCGAAGTACTCGGCGGTGTTCGGCCAATGGCTATGCGACATGGCCGCTGCCGACAACCGCCTGGTGGGCATCACCCCGGCAATGAAGGAAGGCTCGGACCTGGTGGCCTTCAGTGAACGGTATCCCGAGCGCTACTTCGATGTGGCCATCGCCGAGCAGCATGCCGTCACGCTGGCGGCGGGCATGGCCTGCGAAGGCAGCAAGCCGGTGGTCGCGATCTACTCGACCTTCCTGCAGCGCGCCTACGACCAGTTGATCCACGACGTGGCGGTACAGAACCTCGACGTGCTGTTCGCCATCGACCGCGCCGGCCTGGTCGGCGAAGACGGCCCAACCCACGCAGGCAGCTACGACCTGTCGTACCTGCGCTGCATCCCGGGCATGCTGGTAATGACCCCCAGCGACGAAAACGAACTGCGCAAGATGCTCAGCACCGGCCACCTGTACAACGGTCCGGCCGCCGTGCGCTACCCACGCGGTACCGGCTCCAACGCGCCGATCAGTGGCGACCTGGACCCGCTGGAAATCGGCAAGGGTGTCGTCCGTCGCCAGGGCGAGAAGGTCGCTTTGCTGGTGTTTGGCGTGCAATTGGCCGAGGCCCTGCAGGTCGCCGAGCAAATCAACGCCACCGTGGTCGACATGCGCTTCGTCAAGCCGCTGGACGAAGCGCTGGTGCTGGAGATGGCAGGCAGTCATGACCTGCTGGTAACCCTCGAAGAGAACGCCATCATGGGCGGCGCCGGGGCTGCCGTGGGTGAGTTCCTGGCCAGTCAGGGGGTGGTCAAGCCGCTGCTGCACCTGGGCCTGCCGGATCTCTATGTCGAGCACGCCAAGCCTGCGCAGATGCTGGCTGAATGTGGGCTGGATGCAGCCGGCATCGAGGCGTCTGTGAAGGCGCGCATGGCCAGGCTCGGCCTGTAA
- the ispA gene encoding (2E,6E)-farnesyl diphosphate synthase: MIGAYQASSQARVDAALEPLFIAPTKELERLYAAMRYSVMNGGKRVRPLLAYAACQALGAAAEQANGAACAVELIHAYSLVHDDLPAMDDDDLRRGQPTTHKAFDEACAILAGDGLQSLAFSALLDPRLSPQPDAIRLAMVQALAKAAGPAGMVGGQAIDLGAVGVKLDQQALEFMHRHKTGALIEASVRLGALASGRAEQAQLDALQVYAQAIGLAFQVQDDILDVESDTATLGKRQGADIARDKPTYPALLGLEAAKAYAIELRDQALVALEGFGENAEPLRALARYIVERRH; encoded by the coding sequence ATGATCGGTGCCTACCAGGCCAGTAGCCAGGCGCGCGTCGATGCGGCCCTCGAACCCCTGTTCATCGCGCCCACCAAGGAGCTTGAGCGGCTATACGCCGCGATGCGCTACAGCGTGATGAACGGCGGCAAGCGCGTGCGCCCGCTGCTCGCCTATGCCGCCTGCCAAGCGCTGGGTGCAGCGGCCGAGCAGGCCAACGGCGCCGCCTGCGCAGTGGAGCTGATCCACGCTTATTCGCTGGTGCATGACGACCTGCCCGCCATGGACGATGACGACCTGCGCCGCGGCCAGCCGACCACCCATAAAGCCTTCGATGAAGCCTGCGCGATCCTCGCCGGCGACGGCCTGCAGAGCCTGGCCTTCAGTGCCCTGCTCGACCCACGGCTGAGCCCGCAGCCCGACGCCATCCGCCTGGCCATGGTCCAGGCCCTGGCCAAGGCTGCAGGCCCTGCCGGCATGGTCGGAGGCCAGGCCATCGACCTTGGCGCCGTAGGCGTGAAGCTGGACCAGCAGGCCCTCGAGTTCATGCATCGGCACAAGACCGGCGCACTGATCGAAGCCAGCGTGCGCCTGGGTGCCTTGGCCAGCGGCCGCGCCGAGCAGGCGCAGCTGGACGCCTTGCAGGTTTATGCTCAGGCCATTGGCCTGGCATTCCAGGTGCAGGACGACATCCTCGACGTGGAAAGCGACACCGCCACCCTCGGCAAACGCCAGGGTGCCGACATCGCCCGTGACAAACCGACCTACCCGGCCCTGCTTGGCCTGGAAGCGGCCAAGGCCTATGCGATCGAACTGCGCGACCAGGCGCTGGTCGCACTTGAAGGGTTTGGTGAAAACGCAGAACCCCTGCGAGCGTTGGCGCGCTACATCGTCGAACGCCGCCATTAA
- a CDS encoding exodeoxyribonuclease VII small subunit, with the protein MARKKASIDFEQSLADLQTLVERLENGELSLEDSLAAFEQGIALTRDCQGALAQAEQKVQILLERDGELAAQPFDAEPEA; encoded by the coding sequence ATGGCCCGCAAAAAAGCCTCCATCGATTTCGAGCAATCCCTCGCCGACCTGCAAACCCTGGTCGAACGCTTGGAGAACGGCGAGCTGTCGCTGGAAGACTCGCTGGCCGCCTTCGAGCAAGGTATCGCCCTGACCCGCGATTGCCAGGGCGCCCTGGCCCAGGCCGAGCAGAAAGTACAGATACTGCTCGAACGCGACGGCGAGCTCGCCGCTCAGCCCTTCGATGCGGAGCCAGAGGCATGA
- the ribB gene encoding 3,4-dihydroxy-2-butanone-4-phosphate synthase: MSPKHHQQFPNVSAAVAAFQAGRPVLLLDDDDREDEADIVAAAENLSLQTMAMMIRDCSGIVCLCLDEATVDALQLAPMVPNNQARHGTGFTVTIEAAEGVSTGVSAQDRITTIEAALRSTAEQRHIVSPGHVFPLRARDGGVLTRRGHTEGSVDLARLAGLRPAAVLCELMNPDGSMARGEQVAVYARQYNLPVLTIAELARCREAMLEREAVPA; encoded by the coding sequence ATGTCCCCCAAGCATCACCAGCAATTCCCCAATGTGTCCGCTGCCGTCGCCGCCTTCCAGGCCGGCCGTCCCGTACTGCTACTCGACGATGACGACCGCGAGGACGAAGCAGACATCGTTGCCGCCGCCGAAAACCTGTCGCTGCAGACCATGGCCATGATGATTCGCGATTGCAGCGGCATCGTCTGCCTGTGCCTGGACGAAGCCACGGTCGATGCCCTGCAACTGGCACCGATGGTGCCGAACAACCAGGCTCGCCACGGTACTGGCTTCACCGTGACCATCGAAGCGGCTGAGGGTGTGAGCACCGGCGTCAGCGCGCAGGACCGTATCACCACCATCGAAGCAGCCTTGCGCTCGACGGCCGAGCAACGGCATATCGTCAGCCCCGGCCACGTATTCCCGCTGCGGGCGCGTGATGGCGGGGTGCTGACCCGTCGCGGCCATACCGAGGGCTCGGTGGACCTGGCTCGCCTGGCGGGCCTGCGCCCGGCAGCGGTGCTGTGCGAGCTGATGAACCCCGATGGCAGCATGGCCCGCGGCGAACAGGTGGCGGTGTATGCCCGCCAGTACAACCTGCCAGTGCTGACCATCGCAGAGCTGGCCCGTTGCCGCGAAGCGATGCTGGAGCGGGAAGCTGTGCCAGCCTGA